The DNA window CGGTGAGCATCGTGTACCCGGTGATAAATCTATTTCCCATCGTTCTATTATGCTTGGCGCATTGGCAGAGGGGACAACCCATGTCAGCGGTTTTTTAGAGGGTGAGGATACCCTTGCAACCTTAGCCGCCTTTCAAGCAATGGGGGTTAAGATTACCCGCCCTAGTTTAGAAGCCGTGACGATTGAAGGGGTTGGCTTGCATGGCTTAAAAGCACCTGCACAAGCATTGTATTTGGGCAATTCAGGTACGTCGATGCGATTGATGTCGGGTATTTTAGCAGGGCAATCTTTTTCAGTGGAAATGACGGGCGACCCGTCTTTATCTCGCCGTCCAATGAAGCGAGTCACTGTACCATTAGCCCAAATGGGCGCAAAAATTGATACCGCTGAGAATGGAACGCCACCTTTAAAAATTCATGCAGGACAAGGGTTACAAGGTATCGATTACACAATGCCGATTGCTAGCGCACAAGTTAAATCTTGCTTATTACTCGCTGGCTTATATGCTAAAGGAATGACTTGTATTACAGAACCTGCGCCAACCCGTGACCATACCGAACGTATGTTGCGCGGTTTTGGTTATCCAATTCAACAAGCGGGTGATAAGGTCTGCTTGCAAGGAGGCGGGCGTTTACAAGCAACTGATATCGAAGTCCCTGCGGATATCTCTTCTGCTGCGTTTTTCATGGTAGGTGCAAGTATTGCGGCGGGTTCGGACATTATTTTAAAACACGTGGGTATTAATCCAACTCGAATCGGGGTTTTAAATATCCTGCGCTTAATGGGTGCAAAAATTACGTTATTGAATGAGCGTGAAATTGGGGGCGAACCTGTTGCGGATATTCGTGTGCAAGCAAGTCCTTTAAAAGGTATCCGTATTCCTGTCGACCAAGTTCCGTTGGCGATTGATGAATTTCCTGCGATTTTTATCGCGGCAGCCTGTGCTGAAGGGGAAACCATTTTAACCGACGCGGAAGAATTACGGGTTAAAGAAAGCGATAGAATTCAAGTTATGGCAGACGGTTTGCTTAAATTAGGCATATCAGCCCAACCAACCCCAGATGGAATTGTTATTAAAGGGGGACAGTTACAGGGTGGGATTATCGATAGCCATGGCGACCATCGTATTGCGATGTCTTTTACAATTGCTGGGTTACGCGCAAATGGCACGATAGAAATTGAAGACTGCGCCAATGTTGCCACCTCTTTCCCAACATTTATTCAACTCGCACAAACAGCGGGTATTCAAGTTCAAGAACAAGAGGCATAAGTGATGACATATCAGTCCACCCCTGTGATTACTATTGATGGTCCTGGGGGTTCAGGTAAAGGAACGATAATGTTACGGGTTGCTCGCTATTTAGGCTGGCACACATTAGATAGTGGGGCAATGTATCGTGTATTAGCCCTAGCCGCGCAAAAGCATCAAGTGGCTTTAGATGATGAAATTGGTTTAGTTCGTGTTGCTAATCAATTAGATGTACAATTCACTGCACAACCTGATTTAAGTGATACACGGGCAATCTTAGAGGGGGAAGATGTCAGTGTTGCCTTACGCACAGAGGCAACAGGCTCTGCTGCTTCAAAAATTGCCGCCCTTGTAGGTGTCCGTCAAGCACTATTAAATCGCCAACGGGCTTTCCGTTGCGCACCAGGTCTCGTTGCCGATGGTCGTGATATGGGAACAGTTGTCTTTCCTGATGCAGGCGTAAAAATATTTTTAACGGCAAGTGTTGAAGAACGCGCAGAGCGTCGTTATAAACAGTTGAAAGGCAAAGGAATGAATGCTAAACTTGCTGACCTTATTATAGAAATTGCGGATCGGGATGAGCGGGATCGCAATCGTGCTACTGCCCCATTAATCCCAGCACAGGATGCGCAAATTATTGATACAACAGGTGTATCAATTGAAAAAGTAGTAGCACAAATTTTACAACTGGTGTCTGTTAACACTGAAAAACTCATGATTGCTTAATCTGTTGGCGAATCATGGTCTCTTTTAATTAACCCACATACCACAACTATGTGGCAGTAACTATTAATACCCTCGATAAACTTATCTAGGGTCAGGGGTTTGTAATGAGCGAAAGCTTTGCTGAATTATTTGCGGAAAGTCAAGTAAAACAAAATATGTTACCCGGCAGTATCGTTACGGGAACAGTGGTCGAAATCCGTGCGGATGTTGTGATCGTCAATGCTGGTCTGAAATCCGAAGGCGTGATTCCCATCAAAGAGTTTTACAACAGTAATAATGAATTAGAAGTTGCCGTCGGCGATGTTGTGGATGTCGCCCTTGATGCGGTGGAAGATGGATTTGGTGAAACACGTTTATCTCGTGAAAAAGCCAAACGTGCGGCTTCTTGGAAAGATTTGGAAAATGCCTTTGAAAACACTGCGACCATCACCGGTATTATCACTGATAAAGTTAAAGGTGGCTTTACAGTTAATATCAATGATATTCGTGCATTCTTACCGGGGTCTTTGGTGGACGTGCGTCCTGTGCGCGATACCAGCTACTTGGAAGGCAAACCATTAGAATTTAAGGTTATCAAACTTGACCGCCGTCGTAACAACGTTGTTGTTTCACGTCGTGCCGTGGTTGAAAAGGAAAACAGTCAAGAACGCGAAGCCTTATTAGAAACCATGCAAGAAGGCATGAGTTTACGCGGTGTGGTGAAAAACCTCACTGATTACGGCGCATTTGTGGACTTAGGTGGCGTTGACGGTTTACTACATATCACCGATATGTCATGGAAACGTGTTAAACATCCTAATGAAGTGGTCAATGTCGGTGACGAAGTAGAAGTAAAAGTCCTGAAATTTGACCGCGAACGTGTCCGTGTTTCTCTGGGCTTAAAACAATTAGGCGAAGACCCATGGGTCGATATTGCCCGCCGTTACCCCGAAGGAACTCGCTTATTTGGCAAAGTCACCAACTTAACGGATTACGGTTGCTTTGTTGAAATTGAATCTGGTGTTGAAGGATTAGTCCACGTTTCCGAAATGGATTGGACCAATAAAAACGTACATCCTTCCAAAATTGTCCAAGTCGGTGATGAAGTTGAAGTCATGGTCTTAGACATTGATGAAGAACGCCGTCGGATTTCTTTAGGTATCAAACAATGCCAAGTCAATCCTTGGGATGGCTTTGCAGCAACCCATAATAAGAATGACCGAGTTGTCGGTACTATCAAATCTATCACCGACTTTGGTATTTTCGTCGGCTTAGATGGCGGTATTGATGGCTTAGTCCACCTTTCTGATATTTCTTGGAACGAGACGGGTGAAGAAGCTGTACGCCGTTACAAGAAAGGGGATGAAATTGAAGCGGTTGTATTGGCTGTTGACCCCGAGCGCGAGCGTATCTCTCTTGGTATCAAACAGTTAGAAAAAGACCCCTTCTCTCATTTCGTTGCAGAATATCCTAAGGGAAGTTTAGTGAAAGGTGTGGTCAAGGAAGTTGACCCGAAAGGCGCGATGATTCAGTTACAAGATGGCGTTGAAGGCTATCTGCGTGCATCTGAATTAACCCGTGATCGGGTTGAAGACGCTCGTACACTCTTGAAAGAAGGCGAAGACATCGAAGCGAAGTTTATCGGTGTTGATCGGAAGAAGCGTGTCATTTCTTTATCTATCAAAGCGAAAGAAACAGATGAAGAATCTGCCGCTATCCAAGATTACAGCCGTTCCCAACCTTCATTAGGCGCGACATTAGGCGACCTTTTGAAAGAACAAATGGATAAAGAGTAAATTTAGGCTTTCTGTTAGTCGTTTAGAAAGGCAAGTGTTTAAAGACCTTACATAACTGTAAGGTTTTAAACACTTTAAATAATAAAAAAACACTCAATATCAACTACTTTTATTCAGGGTACATATAAATGACAAAGTCTGAACTGATCGAAGCGATTGCGCAAAAACAAACGCAATTAGCCCACAAAGACATTGATTTAGCAGTGAAAACACTGTTAGAGCATATGGCACAAGCCTTAGCGAATGGGGAACGCATTGAGATTCGCGGCTTTGGTAGCTTCTCTTTACATTTCCGTCCACCCCGTGTTGGTCGCAACCCCAAAACAGGAGATGCAGTCTCCTTACCCGCGAAACATGTCCCACACTTCAAGCCAGGTAAAGAATTGCGGGATCGGGTTAACGTTCTGTAATTTCTGTAAGGGTAGGTACAGCGTAAAATTGAATTTACTTGCCGTGGAATGGTTGACCGAATTCCACGTTCTGTAATACGAATCTTGAGATTGACCCGCCTGTCTATACAATACAACTTATGTATTTATAGACGGGCTTTTAAGTCCTTTCTTTATCGGAAAATAGGTTCTCTGTTTATCCGTTCACATTTAAAATGATTAATACGCAATGTGTGCTAGTCTATTACGACCCTACCTTTCTCAATTATTGATGTTTTGGAGTTTGAAACAAATCCCATGCGGAATGGAAATCTGCGCGACAACCGACAATCAGCGGTTTTGCTTAAGCTGGTCTCATGGTTTGGGTCTGCCTTAACAAACATTGTTTATAAGCAAGTGAGCACAGCGTATGGTTTAACGCTTTTTCTGTTCTACAAACGACGGTATAACAAAAACCGTTTGGGTGCGTACTTGTCATGTTAGAACTGTTATGGTTGTTATTGCCCGTTGCCGCTGCTTCGGGATGGTTAGCCGCTAAAAAACAGCATCGTCAAGTGCAGAACGATGGACTCAATTTATTACGTTTTTCTTCGGATTATTTTCGCGGCTTAAATTATCTCCTCAATGAGCAACCTGATAAAGCAATTGATGTTTTTATCAAATTAATAGATGTTGATAGCGATACCGTAGAAACGCATTTAGCGTTAGGGGCTTTGTTTCGCCGTCGGGGTGAAGTCAATCGCGCAATACGAATACATGAAAATTTAATTACACGCCCATCTTTAGACACCGCACAACGTCATCTTGCTGTGTTGGAACTGGCTTATGATTATCGGCGAGCAGGTTTACTAGACCGTGCGGAAGCATTATTTGAAAAATTAGTTGAATCAGAAGAGCATAGAGATTATGCATATCATCAACTATTAGATATTTATCAACAAGAACATGAATGGGATAAGGCTATCGCGACAGCTAATGCGCTAGCGAAAGTCTCTGATGAACGACTGAACACGTTAATTGCACATTATCATTGTGAACAAGTAGAAACACTCCGCCAACAAGCGTTATATAGCCAAGCACAAGCACGGTTACAATTAGCCTTAAAAAGCGATCCTGATTGTGTACGCGCCAGCTTACTAGAGGGAGAATTAGCCCTCGCACAGGCACAATGGCAAACGGCAATCACTGCTTTTCAACGAGTTGGAGAGCAAGATAAAGATTATTTATCTGAAATTATAGAGCCTTTACAAATTTGTTATCAGCAGTTAGGGCAAGCAGATGCATTTATTCATTATTTACAATCATTATTAAACACCGATGCAGGGATGACCCCGATTCTTGAACTTGCCAAGATTTTACAAGCACGACAAGGCGAACAAGAAGCGGCAGATTTTGTTGTTAAACAGTTACATAAACGCCCCTCATTGCGTGGCTTAGATTTTTTACTCGATTTAGCATTGTCCAACTCTAGCAGTATTACCCACGAACATTTGTTATTACTCAAGGATATGACCACACAGTTATTAAGAAACCGTGCTATTTATCAATGTAATCATTGCGGTTTCCGTGGAAAAACGCTGCATTGGCAATGTCCAAGTTGTAAACAGTGGAATACAATTAAACCGATACAAGGAATTGATGGTGAATAATACCGCCGCTTTAATTGTCGCTTTAGATTATCCAGAGGCTAAACCCGCGTTAGCATTAGCAGAGCAGTTAAAATCCACAGGATGTCGTTTAAAAGTAGGCATGGAATTATTTACCCATGCAGGCCCTGCGCTGGTTGAAAAGCTGGTAAGCCAAGGTTTTGATGTTTTTCTAGATTTAAAATTTCATGACATCCCCAATACCGTTGCAGGCGCAGTTAAAGCAGCCGCTGAATTAGGGGTTTGGATGGTCAATGTACATGCATTAGGCGGGCGAGACATGCTCATTGCCGCACGTGAAGCCCTCGCGCCCTATTCACAACGCCCTTTATTAATTGCTGTTAGCATTTTAACCAGCCTAGACAATACCGATTTATATGCGATGGGTTTGCATGGCTCATTAACCGATA is part of the Beggiatoa alba B18LD genome and encodes:
- the aroA gene encoding 3-phosphoshikimate 1-carboxyvinyltransferase, which codes for MTHSKRFIVQAGGQLRGEHRVPGDKSISHRSIMLGALAEGTTHVSGFLEGEDTLATLAAFQAMGVKITRPSLEAVTIEGVGLHGLKAPAQALYLGNSGTSMRLMSGILAGQSFSVEMTGDPSLSRRPMKRVTVPLAQMGAKIDTAENGTPPLKIHAGQGLQGIDYTMPIASAQVKSCLLLAGLYAKGMTCITEPAPTRDHTERMLRGFGYPIQQAGDKVCLQGGGRLQATDIEVPADISSAAFFMVGASIAAGSDIILKHVGINPTRIGVLNILRLMGAKITLLNEREIGGEPVADIRVQASPLKGIRIPVDQVPLAIDEFPAIFIAAACAEGETILTDAEELRVKESDRIQVMADGLLKLGISAQPTPDGIVIKGGQLQGGIIDSHGDHRIAMSFTIAGLRANGTIEIEDCANVATSFPTFIQLAQTAGIQVQEQEA
- the cmk gene encoding (d)CMP kinase, which translates into the protein MTYQSTPVITIDGPGGSGKGTIMLRVARYLGWHTLDSGAMYRVLALAAQKHQVALDDEIGLVRVANQLDVQFTAQPDLSDTRAILEGEDVSVALRTEATGSAASKIAALVGVRQALLNRQRAFRCAPGLVADGRDMGTVVFPDAGVKIFLTASVEERAERRYKQLKGKGMNAKLADLIIEIADRDERDRNRATAPLIPAQDAQIIDTTGVSIEKVVAQILQLVSVNTEKLMIA
- the rpsA gene encoding 30S ribosomal protein S1 translates to MSESFAELFAESQVKQNMLPGSIVTGTVVEIRADVVIVNAGLKSEGVIPIKEFYNSNNELEVAVGDVVDVALDAVEDGFGETRLSREKAKRAASWKDLENAFENTATITGIITDKVKGGFTVNINDIRAFLPGSLVDVRPVRDTSYLEGKPLEFKVIKLDRRRNNVVVSRRAVVEKENSQEREALLETMQEGMSLRGVVKNLTDYGAFVDLGGVDGLLHITDMSWKRVKHPNEVVNVGDEVEVKVLKFDRERVRVSLGLKQLGEDPWVDIARRYPEGTRLFGKVTNLTDYGCFVEIESGVEGLVHVSEMDWTNKNVHPSKIVQVGDEVEVMVLDIDEERRRISLGIKQCQVNPWDGFAATHNKNDRVVGTIKSITDFGIFVGLDGGIDGLVHLSDISWNETGEEAVRRYKKGDEIEAVVLAVDPERERISLGIKQLEKDPFSHFVAEYPKGSLVKGVVKEVDPKGAMIQLQDGVEGYLRASELTRDRVEDARTLLKEGEDIEAKFIGVDRKKRVISLSIKAKETDEESAAIQDYSRSQPSLGATLGDLLKEQMDKE
- a CDS encoding integration host factor subunit beta; amino-acid sequence: MTKSELIEAIAQKQTQLAHKDIDLAVKTLLEHMAQALANGERIEIRGFGSFSLHFRPPRVGRNPKTGDAVSLPAKHVPHFKPGKELRDRVNVL
- the lapB gene encoding lipopolysaccharide assembly protein LapB; this encodes MLELLWLLLPVAAASGWLAAKKQHRQVQNDGLNLLRFSSDYFRGLNYLLNEQPDKAIDVFIKLIDVDSDTVETHLALGALFRRRGEVNRAIRIHENLITRPSLDTAQRHLAVLELAYDYRRAGLLDRAEALFEKLVESEEHRDYAYHQLLDIYQQEHEWDKAIATANALAKVSDERLNTLIAHYHCEQVETLRQQALYSQAQARLQLALKSDPDCVRASLLEGELALAQAQWQTAITAFQRVGEQDKDYLSEIIEPLQICYQQLGQADAFIHYLQSLLNTDAGMTPILELAKILQARQGEQEAADFVVKQLHKRPSLRGLDFLLDLALSNSSSITHEHLLLLKDMTTQLLRNRAIYQCNHCGFRGKTLHWQCPSCKQWNTIKPIQGIDGE
- the pyrF gene encoding orotidine-5'-phosphate decarboxylase, which gives rise to MVNNTAALIVALDYPEAKPALALAEQLKSTGCRLKVGMELFTHAGPALVEKLVSQGFDVFLDLKFHDIPNTVAGAVKAAAELGVWMVNVHALGGRDMLIAAREALAPYSQRPLLIAVSILTSLDNTDLYAMGLHGSLTDNVLRLARLTETNGLDGLVCSPHEISLIRQSVSTQLQLVTPGIRPQQSQQDDQKRIMTPQEALQLGANYLVIGRPITRAPDPLQALQTIAQSLTA